A part of Vigna radiata var. radiata cultivar VC1973A chromosome 11, Vradiata_ver6, whole genome shotgun sequence genomic DNA contains:
- the LOC106777392 gene encoding nudix hydrolase 1, with the protein MEQLRGTLQQKFQSEENKMENNNNNNGDPTPVPRVAVVVFLLKGRSLLLGRRRSAVGNATYALPGGHLEFGESFEECAAREVKEETGLDIGKSEFLTVTNNVMLEQPKKCHYVTIFMRSVVGVDVEEEQVPQNLEPNKCDGWEWYEWDHLPHPLFGPLERMVKGGFNPFSS; encoded by the exons ATGGAGCAACTGAGAGGGACACTGCAACAGAAATTTCAatcagaagaaaacaaaatggaaaacaacaacaacaacaacggAGACCCCACGCCGGTGCCGCGGGTGGCGGTAGTTGTTTTTCTCTTGAAGGGTAGATCGCTCCTCCTCGGCCGCCGCCGTTCTGCCGTCGGCAACGCCACCTACGCCCTCCCCGGCGGCCACCTCGAATTCG GGGAGAGTTTTGAAGAATGTGCAGCTAGAGAAGTAAAAGAGGAAACAGGATTGGACATAGGGAAGAGTGAGTTTTTAACAGTAACAAACAATGTGATGTTGGAGCAACCAAAAAAGTGTCACTATGTTACTATTTTCATGAGATCAGTGGTGGGGGTTGATGTGGAAGAAGAGCAAGTGCCACAGAATCTTGAGCCTAACAAGTGTGATGGTTGGGAGTGGTATGAATGGGATCATTTGCCACATCCTTTGTTTGGGCCTCTTGAGAGAATGGTCAAAGGAGGTTTTAACCCATTTTCTTCCTAA
- the LOC106777342 gene encoding phosphoenolpyruvate carboxylase 4 yields the protein MTDITDDIAEEISFQGFDDDCNMLGSLLNDILQREAGPTFVDKLEKIRVLAQSACNMRHAGIENMAELLEKQLASELSKMTLEEALTLARAFSHHLTLMGIAETHHRVRKGGNIALFAKSCDDIFNQLLQDGFTPEELYNSVCKQEVEIVLTAHPTQINRRTLQYKHIKIAHLLDYNDRPDLGHEDRDMLIEDLVREITSIWLTDELRREKPTPVDEARAGLNIVEQSLWKAVPHYLRRVSIALKKHTGKPLPLTCTPIKFGSWMGGDRDGNPNVTAKVSKDVSLLSRWMAIDLYVREVDSLKFELSMKRCSDKLSKLAHEILEEANNEENRREHWNESRSISQFKYSNQQASPLPTKLPPGAHLPSCAEKGGSEHPRLIPGADHKQFNPKGGEISSSTESTMCSTNVRSPKLMSPSSSVASLASMSRSPSFNSSQQLLAQRKLFAESQIGRTSFHRLLEPKLPQHPTIAPYRVVLGNVKDKLLRTRRRLELLLEDGPCEQNPMNYYETTDQLLEPLLLCYESLQSCGSGVLADGRLADLIRRVATFGMVLMKLDLRQESGRHAETLDAVTRYLDLGKYSEWDEEKKLNFLTRELKGKRPLVPPSIEVVPDVREVLDTFRTAAELGSDSFGAYVISMASNASDVLAVELLQKDARLAVSGELGRACPGGTLRVVPLFETVKDLRGAGSVIRKLLSIDWYRQHIIKNHNGHQEVMVGYSDSGKDAGRFTAAWELYKAQEDVVAACKEYGIKVTLFHGRGGSIGRGGGPTYMAIQSQPPGSVMGTLRTTEQGEMVQAKFGLPQTAVRQLEIYTTAVLLATLRPPLPPREEKWRNMMEEISKLSCQCYRSVVYENPEFLSYFHEATPQSELGFLNIGSRPTRRKSTTGIGHLRAIPWVFAWTQTRFVLPAWLGVGAGLKGACEKGQTEELKAMYKEWPFFQSTIDLIEMVLGKADIPIARHYDEVLVSEKRQQIGGQLRDELVQTGKFVLAVSGHEKPQQNNRSLRKLIESRLPFLNPLNMLQVEILKRLRSDDDNLKARDALLITINGIAAGMRNTG from the exons ATGACAGACATCACTGACGACATAGCGGAGGAAATTTCCTTCCAAGGCTTCGACGATGACTGCAATATGCTCGGAAGCCTTCTCAACGACATTTTGCAAAGAGAGGCTGGCCCAACCTTTGTTGACAAGCTTGAAAAAATTCGAGTCCTTGCTcag AGTGCTTGTAATATGAGACATGCGGGGATTGAAAACATGGCTGAGCTGCTAGAGAAGCAATTGGCTTCAGAGTTATCCAAGATGACACTAGAAGAAGCTCTCACACTTGCTCGTGCCTTTAGCCATCATCTTACTTTGATGGGTATTGCTGAAACTCACCATAG GGTTCGCAAAGGAGGAAACATAGCTCTTTTTGCAAAATCTTGTGATGACATCTTTAACCAGCTGTTGCAAGATGGATTTACTCCAGAGGAGCTTTATAACTCGGTTTGCAAGCAG GAGGTCGAAATTGTTCTCACAGCTCACCCCACTCAAATTAATCGTCGTACCTTGCAATACAAACACATTAAAATTGCT CATCTTTTGGATTATAATGATCGACCTGATCTTGGCCATGAAGACCGAGATATGTTGATTGAAGATCTG GTGAGAGAGATAACTTCAATATGGCTGACAGATGAACTTAGGCGTGAGAAACCCACACCAGTTGATGAAGCCAGGGCCG GGTTGAATATTGTGGAGCAATCACTCTGGAAAGCTGTTCCTCATTATTTACGTCGAGTTAGCATCGCTTTAAAGAAG CACACAGGAAAACCACTTCCATTGACTTGCACACCAATAAAGTTTGGATCTTGGATGGGAGGTGATAGAGATGGAAACCCAAATGTGACAGCTAAG GTCTCAAAAGATGTTTCACTTCTGTCTAGATGGATGGCAATTGACCTCTACGTTCGGGAAGTGGATAGCCTGAAATTTGAGTTATCCATGAAACGGTGCAGCGATAAGTTGTCGAAATTGGCACATGAAATTCTAGAAG AAGCTAACAATGAGGAGAATCGCCGTGAGCATTGGAATGAATCTAGGAGTATAAGTCAATTCAAATATTCTAATCAACAAGCTTCACCACTTCCAACTAAACTTCCACCTGGAGCTCATTTACCGTCTTGTGCTG AAAAAGGTGGATCTGAGCATCCAAGACTCATTCCAGGAGCTGATCACAAGCAATTCAATCCCAAG GGTGGCGAGATTTCAAGTTCCACTGAGAGCACTATGTGCAGTACCAATGTCCGTTCACCAAAACTAATGTCACCAAGTTCCAGTGTTGCTTCATTAGCTTCAATGTCACGCTCTCCTTCTTTCAACTCTAGTCAACAACTTCTTGCTCAGAGGAAATTGTTTGCAGAATCCCAGATAGGAAGGACCAGTTTCCATAGGCTTTTGGAGCCAAAGCTCCCTCAGCATCCTACAATCGCTCCTTATAGAGTTGTTCTTggaaatgtaaaagataag CTTCTGAGAACTCGTAGACGGTTGGAGCTTCTTCTCGAGGATGGTCCATGTGAACAAAATCCTATGAATTATTATGAAACAACAGATCAGCTCTTGGAACCTTTGCTCCTTTGCTATGAATCTTTg CAATCATGTGGATCTGGGGTGCTAGCTGATGGTCGACTTGCTGATCTGATAAGAAGAGTCGCTACTTTTGGCATGGTGTTAATGAAGCTTGACTTGCGCCAG GAATCAGGCAGACATGCTGAAACGCTTGATGCAGTTACAAGGTATTTGGACTTGGGTAAATACAGTGAGTGggatgaagaaaagaaactgAACTTCTTAACTAGAGAGCTGAAAGGGAAAAGACCACTGGTTCCCCCTAGTATAGAG GTTGTTCCAGATGTTAGAGAAGTCTTGGACACGTTCCGAACCGCTGCTGAGTTAGGAAGCGATTCATTTGGTGCCTATGTGATCTCTATGGCCTCAAAT GCCAGTGATGTTCTTGCAGTAGAGCTTTTGCAGAAGGATGCACGACTTGCTGTCAGTGGAGAGTTAGGAAGAGCTTGCCCAGGTGGAAC GCTGCGGGTGGTTCCTCTATTTGAAACTGTAAAGGACCTAAGAGGAGCTGGTTCAGTTATCAGAAAGCTTTTGTCAATAGATTGGTACCGACAACACATCATTAAAAACCATAATGGGCATCAAGAG GTTATGGTTGGGTATTCTGATTCTGGTAAAGATGCTGGGCGCTTCACTGCTGCTTGGGAACTTTACAAAGCTCAAGAAGATGTTGTAGCTGCATGCAAGGAGTATGGAATTAAGGTTACTCTCTTCCATGGCCGTGGAGGGAGTATTGGTCGCGGTGGTGGTCCAACATATATGGCCATTCAGTCTCAACCACCTGGCTCTGTGATG GGAACCCTTCGTACAACAGAGCAAGGAGAGATGGTGCAGGCCAAGTTTGGCTTGCCACAAACAGCTGTTAGGCAACTTGAGATCTACACAACAGCTGTGTTACTTGCTACCCTTCGTCCTCCTCTCCCACCGCGTGAAGAAAAGTGGCGCAATATGATGGAAGAGATTTCAAAGCTCAGTTGCCAATGTTACCGTAGTGTAGTGTATGAAAATCCAGAATTTCTGTCATACTTCCATGAAGCCACCCCTCAATCAGAGCTTGGCTTCCTCAACATCGGTAGCCGTCCCACAAGGCGAAAGAGCACCACCGGAATTGGACACCTCCGTGCCATTCCCTGGGTGTTTGCATGGACTCAAACTAGGTTTGTTCTTCCAGCTTGGCTTGGAGTTGGAGCAGGGTTGAAAGGTGCTTGTGAGAAAGGACAAACTGAAGAGCTAAAGGCCATGTACAAAGAGTGGCCTTTCTTTCAAAGCACCATAGACTTGATTGAGATGGTTCTGGGAAAAGCAGACATTCCTATTGCAAGGCACTATGATGAAGTTCTTGTCTCAGAGAAGAGACAACAAATTGGAGGTCAACTGAGGGATGAACTCGTCCAAACTGGCAAGTTTGTGTTAGCTGTTAGTGGGCATGAGAAACCTCAGCAGAATAATAGGAGCTTGAGGAAACTGATTGAGAGTAGGCTTCCCTTCCTCAATCCCTTGAACATGTTGCAGGTAGAGATACTCAAGAGGTTAAGGAGTGATGATGACAACCTTAAAGCAAGAGATGCCTTGCTCATCACCATAAATGGCATTGCTGCTGGGATGAGGAACACTGGTTAA